The sequence ACTTGGAACCTCTTTTTGGGAAGTTCTCTCCATTCCCTGCCTTTCTGTCCCGATGCGTTCCTGTTCAGTGATGAACCGATTGGGGTATTCAAGATTCTTGGAATAGCTAATGATGTAGGAATAGATGCTGCCGTCATTGGTGATTACCAATAGATTACTGTCCTTTCCCGGAACGGCCTTCAACAATCCCAAGGGCTGTTGTTTTTCACGATTATAGGTAAAGACAAAATTGCTGTTCCCCACAATGCCCTGTTTGATTTGTGAAGGAAAGAAAAGGGCCATGTTCATATGCTCGTTGGCATAAATGGTATCCAATGATTTAGGGTTGTTGGCTTGGGCCGTTACCATCAGTAATAATCCCAAAGTGATAAATATGCTTTTCATAATGTTTCTTTGTTAAGGCCTCTTATGGGCTTCTTTCAATAGGATTTTATAGTTTTTGTTTATCGTTGCTTTGACTTTCCAGTTGGAACGTTTAAAGATGTTCTTCAGCCCCTTAACTTGGGGGACACCGGGCACATTGATGTCGTCCAAGGCGTCCTCCATCATCTCTTTGGAGGCCTCTGCCCTAAAAGTGTTCCTGATATAAAGCCCTTCGAGACCGTCCTGATAGTCATACGCTTTTAGTTTAATCGGGATATGGTCAATGTTTTCAACTTCCAGGACAACCCTGTTGGGCTGGAAGGCCACTAAACCAAACACAACGGTATTCTTTGGAATGGTCCTACCATCGATAACAACCTCTTTTAAGGTTCGGAATTCCAATCTATCATTGACCCTAATGGTCTGTTCCCTTTTCACTATGGCCAGAATGACCATATTGTCCACTTTTGAATTATCTGACAGGGAATTGGAGGCAAAGAAAAGTTGCTGTTCCAAGGCTATTTCTTGTAGTGTGGGTTTTGTGACCTCCTTTGATTTTGACACAATTTCTTGTTTGATTTTTCTCTTGGGAACGCTGGACTTCACCTCATTTTCCTCAGCAGGTTTGCGGTATGTCCCCTGGGTATAATCGATTCGCCCCAATCTGT is a genomic window of Flagellimonas sp. CMM7 containing:
- the traM gene encoding conjugative transposon protein TraM, whose translation is MKLNKKKIVFGIIIGLVIVFMVVYSMVFLTEGGDNARQLDQPLVPQLEEAQKEYASKLEAINDLKEVKTTNAPSIYDEKFLDSMGLFDPDLIDREKAQIVDSIYRLGRIDYTQGTYRKPAEENEVKSSVPKRKIKQEIVSKSKEVTKPTLQEIALEQQLFFASNSLSDNSKVDNMVILAIVKREQTIRVNDRLEFRTLKEVVIDGRTIPKNTVVFGLVAFQPNRVVLEVENIDHIPIKLKAYDYQDGLEGLYIRNTFRAEASKEMMEDALDDINVPGVPQVKGLKNIFKRSNWKVKATINKNYKILLKEAHKRP